From one Stigmatella erecta genomic stretch:
- a CDS encoding STAUR_1299 family protein: MSDTETFLGLAFSRAPAAEANSAIDRIRQAQDGEFAEATSYEFMLPDGNVRPFLLERLLPRLVDYLESKGAKLPGCGRVFLSVFSGDTLYFIHARDAVRQLSEWSGLSLEELRRRSRS, from the coding sequence ATGAGCGACACGGAGACCTTCCTGGGCCTCGCCTTCTCCAGGGCACCTGCCGCCGAAGCCAACAGCGCCATCGACCGGATCCGGCAAGCGCAGGACGGGGAGTTCGCCGAGGCCACCAGCTACGAGTTCATGCTCCCGGATGGGAACGTCCGCCCCTTCCTGCTGGAGCGGCTCCTGCCGCGGCTGGTGGACTACCTGGAGTCCAAGGGCGCGAAGCTGCCCGGGTGTGGACGGGTGTTTCTCTCCGTGTTCTCCGGAGACACGCTGTACTTCATCCACGCCCGGGACGCGGTGCGGCAGCTCTCCGAGTGGAGTGGCCTCTCCCTCGAGGAGCTGCGGCGCCGCTCCCGTTCCTGA